Proteins encoded together in one Streptomyces sp. NBC_01216 window:
- a CDS encoding AAA family ATPase, whose translation MTFQRTGAYAAEAGLPGGRARARTRKATAAVPLLRDLREREGRGPRVLTFTTGDVVVVSGLPGSGKSTLMARAAEGRGVDSQNARERWEARVPRLLPYAVYRPLVRIAHYAGLRRDLRSGRSVIVHDCGTQTWVRAWLAREARRRGRALHLVMLDVTPEAAREGQRERGRGVSGYAFARHRRAIGRLLRAVESGRLPRGCASATLLDRDAAGALRRIDFRDAG comes from the coding sequence ATGACGTTCCAGCGGACCGGTGCCTACGCGGCCGAGGCGGGACTGCCGGGCGGCCGGGCCAGGGCCAGGACCCGCAAGGCCACCGCGGCCGTGCCCCTGCTGCGTGACCTCCGCGAACGCGAGGGTCGCGGGCCCCGGGTCCTGACCTTCACCACCGGCGACGTGGTGGTGGTATCCGGGCTGCCCGGCAGCGGCAAGTCGACCCTGATGGCACGCGCGGCAGAGGGCCGGGGCGTCGACTCGCAGAACGCCCGGGAACGCTGGGAGGCCCGCGTCCCGCGGCTCCTGCCCTACGCCGTCTACCGGCCGCTGGTACGGATCGCCCACTACGCCGGGCTCCGTCGCGACCTGCGCTCCGGCCGCAGCGTCATCGTCCACGACTGCGGTACCCAGACCTGGGTGCGGGCCTGGCTCGCCCGGGAGGCGCGCCGGCGGGGCCGCGCCCTGCACCTGGTGATGCTCGACGTCACCCCCGAGGCGGCCCGCGAGGGACAGCGCGAGCGGGGCCGCGGGGTCTCCGGCTACGCCTTCGCCCGGCACCGCCGCGCCATCGGCCGCCTGCTGCGTGCCGTGGAGTCCGGCCGCCTGCCCCGGGGCTGCGCCTCGGCGACCCTCCTCGACCGTG
- the gcvT gene encoding glycine cleavage system aminomethyltransferase GcvT, protein MSNTPRLTALDAVHRSLGATMTDFAGWDMPLRYASERDEHNAVRTRAGLFDLSHMGEITVTGPQAVELLDHALVGNISTVGPGRARYTMICREDGGILDDLIVYRLQEREAPAEYLVVANASNAQTVLDALTERAAGFDAEVRDDRDAYALIAVQGPESPGILKSLTDADLDGLKYYAGLPGTVAGVPALIARTGYTGEDGFELFLKPEHAEGVWKALTEAGAPVGLIPCGLSCRDTLRLEAGMPLYGHELTTALTPFDAGLGRVVKFEKTTNGGAFVGREALEAAAERAAGSPPRKLVGLIAEGRRVPRAGMPVVADGVVVGEVTSGAPSPTLGKPIAMAYVDAAHAEAGTQGVGVDIRGTHEPYEVVALPFYKRRK, encoded by the coding sequence ATGAGCAACACCCCCCGCCTGACCGCCCTCGATGCCGTGCATCGTTCGCTGGGCGCGACCATGACCGACTTCGCCGGCTGGGACATGCCGCTGCGCTACGCCAGCGAGCGCGACGAGCACAACGCCGTCCGCACCAGGGCCGGCCTCTTCGACCTCTCCCACATGGGCGAGATCACGGTGACCGGCCCGCAGGCCGTCGAGCTGCTCGACCACGCGCTGGTCGGCAACATCTCGACCGTGGGTCCCGGCCGTGCCCGCTACACGATGATCTGCCGGGAGGACGGCGGCATCCTCGACGACCTGATCGTGTACCGGCTGCAGGAGCGGGAGGCACCGGCCGAGTACCTGGTCGTCGCCAACGCCTCCAACGCCCAGACCGTCCTCGACGCCCTCACGGAGCGCGCGGCCGGCTTCGACGCCGAGGTGCGCGACGACCGTGACGCGTACGCCCTGATCGCCGTCCAGGGCCCGGAGTCCCCCGGCATCCTGAAGTCGCTCACCGACGCCGACCTGGACGGTCTGAAGTACTACGCCGGCCTGCCCGGCACGGTCGCCGGGGTCCCCGCCCTGATCGCCCGGACGGGCTACACCGGCGAGGACGGCTTCGAGCTGTTCCTGAAGCCCGAGCACGCCGAGGGCGTGTGGAAGGCGCTGACCGAGGCGGGCGCCCCGGTCGGCCTGATCCCGTGCGGGCTGTCCTGCCGTGACACGCTGCGTCTGGAGGCGGGCATGCCGCTGTACGGGCACGAGCTGACCACCGCGCTCACCCCCTTCGACGCCGGTCTCGGCCGAGTCGTGAAGTTCGAGAAGACGACGAACGGCGGTGCCTTCGTCGGTCGCGAGGCGCTGGAGGCCGCCGCCGAGCGCGCCGCCGGCAGCCCGCCGCGCAAGCTGGTCGGCCTGATCGCCGAGGGCCGCCGGGTCCCGCGGGCGGGCATGCCGGTCGTCGCCGACGGCGTGGTCGTCGGCGAGGTCACCTCGGGGGCCCCGTCCCCGACCCTCGGAAAGCCGATCGCCATGGCCTACGTGGACGCGGCGCACGCCGAGGCCGGCACCCAGGGTGTAGGTGTGGACATCCGCGGCACCCACGAGCCGTACGAGGTCGTCGCCCTGCCGTTCTACAAGCGCCGGAAGTGA
- the gcvH gene encoding glycine cleavage system protein GcvH, whose protein sequence is MSNPQQLRYTKEHEWLSDVEDGVATVGITEFAANALGDVVYAQLPEVGDTVTAGETCGELESTKSVSDLYSPVTGEVVAANQDVVDDPSLVNTAPFEGGWLFKVRVAEEPKDLLSAAEYAEFSAGN, encoded by the coding sequence ATGAGCAACCCCCAGCAGCTGCGTTACACCAAGGAGCACGAGTGGCTGTCGGACGTCGAGGACGGCGTCGCGACGGTCGGCATCACGGAGTTCGCCGCCAACGCGCTCGGTGACGTCGTCTACGCCCAGCTTCCCGAGGTCGGCGACACGGTCACCGCGGGCGAGACCTGCGGCGAGCTGGAGTCGACGAAGTCGGTCAGCGATCTGTACTCCCCGGTCACCGGCGAGGTCGTCGCCGCCAACCAGGACGTCGTGGACGACCCGTCCCTGGTGAACACCGCACCGTTCGAGGGTGGCTGGCTGTTCAAGGTACGCGTCGCCGAGGAGCCGAAGGACCTGCTCTCCGCCGCCGAGTACGCCGAGTTCTCCGCCGGGAACTGA
- the glyA gene encoding serine hydroxymethyltransferase yields the protein MSLLNTPLHELDPDVAAAVDAELHRQQSTLEMIASENFAPVAVMEAQGSVLTNKYAEGYPGRRYYGGCEHVDVAEQIAIDRIKDLFGAEYANVQPHSGASANQAALFAIAKPGDTILGLDLAHGGHLTHGMRLNFSGKQFEVVAYHVDEAGLVDMAEVERLAKEHRPKVIIAGWSAYPRQLDFAEFRRIADEVEAYLWVDMAHFAGLVAAGLHPNPVEYADVVTSTTHKTLGGPRGGIILAKKEFAKKLNSSVFPGFQGGPLEHVIAAKAVSFKIAASEEFKERQQRTLDGARILAERLVQDDVTRHGVSVLSGGTDVHLVLVDLRDSELDGQQAEDRLHEVGITVNRNAVPNDPRPPMVTSGLRIGTPALATRGFGTEDFAEVADIIAETLKPGFDAPALKARVTALADKHPLYPGLK from the coding sequence ATGTCGCTTCTGAACACCCCTCTCCACGAGCTGGACCCCGACGTCGCCGCCGCTGTCGACGCCGAGCTCCACCGCCAGCAGTCCACCCTCGAGATGATCGCCTCGGAGAACTTCGCTCCGGTCGCGGTCATGGAGGCCCAGGGCTCCGTCCTCACCAACAAGTACGCCGAGGGCTACCCGGGCCGCCGCTACTACGGCGGCTGCGAGCACGTCGACGTGGCCGAGCAGATCGCGATCGACCGGATCAAGGACCTGTTCGGCGCCGAGTACGCCAACGTGCAGCCGCACTCCGGCGCCTCCGCCAATCAGGCCGCGCTGTTCGCGATCGCCAAGCCCGGCGACACGATCCTCGGCCTGGACCTGGCGCACGGCGGCCACCTCACCCACGGCATGCGCCTGAACTTCTCCGGCAAGCAGTTCGAGGTGGTCGCCTACCACGTCGACGAGGCAGGTCTGGTCGACATGGCCGAGGTCGAGCGCCTCGCCAAGGAGCACCGCCCCAAGGTGATCATCGCGGGCTGGTCCGCCTACCCGCGTCAGCTGGACTTCGCCGAGTTCCGCCGGATCGCGGACGAGGTCGAGGCGTACCTGTGGGTCGACATGGCCCACTTCGCCGGCCTGGTCGCGGCGGGTCTGCACCCGAACCCGGTCGAGTACGCGGACGTGGTGACCTCCACCACGCACAAGACGCTCGGCGGCCCGCGCGGCGGCATCATCCTGGCGAAGAAGGAGTTCGCGAAGAAGCTGAACTCCTCGGTCTTCCCCGGCTTCCAGGGCGGTCCGCTGGAGCACGTGATCGCGGCCAAGGCCGTCTCGTTCAAGATCGCGGCCTCGGAGGAGTTCAAGGAGCGCCAGCAGCGCACGCTGGACGGCGCCCGCATCCTCGCCGAGCGCCTGGTCCAGGACGACGTCACCCGGCACGGTGTCTCCGTGCTGTCCGGCGGCACGGACGTGCACCTGGTCCTGGTGGACCTGCGGGACTCCGAGCTCGACGGCCAGCAGGCCGAGGACCGTCTCCACGAGGTCGGCATCACGGTCAACCGGAACGCGGTCCCGAACGACCCGCGTCCGCCGATGGTCACCTCGGGTCTGCGCATCGGCACGCCGGCGCTCGCGACCCGCGGCTTCGGCACCGAGGACTTCGCCGAGGTCGCCGACATCATCGCCGAGACCCTGAAGCCGGGCTTCGACGCTCCGGCCCTCAAGGCACGGGTGACCGCTCTGGCAGACAAGCACCCGCTGTACCCCGGCCTGAAGTAG
- a CDS encoding L-serine ammonia-lyase, whose protein sequence is MAISVFDLFSIGIGPSSSHTVGPMRAARMFARRLKNEGLLAHTAAIRAELFGSLGATGHGHGTPKAVLLGLEGDSPRTVDVETADEQVERIRSTGRISLLGAHEIPFDFDADLILHRRKTLPYHANGMTISAYDTEGAPVLEKTYYSVGGGFVVDEDAVQGENPIVPDDTVLKYPFRTGDELLRLAKETGLSISALMLENEKAWRTEDEIRAGLLEIWGVMQSCVSRGMSREGILPGGLKVRRRAAHTARKLRSEGDPAALAMEWITLYAMAVNEENAAGGRVVTAPTNGAAGIIPAVLHYYINFAAGGASQQEKEDDVVRFLLAAGAVGMLFKENASISGAEVGCQGEVGSACSMAAGALAEVLGGSPEQVENAAEIGMEHNLGLTCDPVGGLVQIPCIERNGMAAVKAVTAARMALRGDGNHLVSLDKVIKTMRETGADMSVKYKETARGGLAVNIIEC, encoded by the coding sequence GTGGCCATCTCGGTCTTCGACCTGTTCTCGATCGGCATCGGGCCGTCCAGCTCCCACACGGTGGGCCCGATGCGCGCGGCCCGCATGTTCGCGCGGCGGCTGAAGAACGAGGGCCTGCTCGCCCACACCGCCGCGATACGCGCCGAGCTCTTCGGCTCGCTGGGCGCGACCGGTCACGGCCACGGCACCCCGAAGGCGGTCCTGCTGGGCCTGGAGGGCGACTCGCCGCGCACCGTCGACGTCGAGACGGCGGACGAGCAGGTCGAGCGGATCAGGTCGACCGGCCGGATCAGCCTCCTCGGGGCCCACGAGATCCCCTTCGACTTCGACGCGGACCTGATCCTGCACCGGCGCAAGACGCTCCCGTACCACGCCAACGGGATGACGATCTCCGCGTACGACACCGAGGGCGCGCCCGTCCTGGAGAAGACCTACTACTCGGTCGGCGGCGGCTTCGTGGTGGACGAGGACGCCGTCCAGGGCGAGAACCCGATCGTCCCCGACGACACCGTGCTGAAGTACCCCTTCCGCACCGGCGACGAACTGCTGCGCCTGGCGAAGGAGACCGGCCTGTCGATCTCCGCGCTCATGCTGGAGAACGAGAAGGCGTGGCGCACGGAGGACGAGATCCGCGCGGGCCTCCTGGAGATCTGGGGGGTCATGCAGTCCTGCGTCTCGCGCGGCATGTCCCGCGAGGGCATCCTGCCCGGCGGCCTGAAGGTCCGGCGCCGCGCCGCGCACACGGCGCGCAAGCTCCGCTCCGAGGGCGACCCGGCGGCACTGGCGATGGAGTGGATCACGCTCTACGCGATGGCGGTGAACGAGGAGAACGCGGCCGGGGGCCGGGTGGTGACCGCCCCGACGAACGGCGCGGCCGGCATCATCCCCGCGGTGCTCCACTACTACATCAACTTCGCGGCCGGCGGTGCCTCGCAGCAGGAGAAGGAGGACGACGTCGTCCGCTTCCTGCTGGCGGCGGGCGCGGTCGGCATGCTCTTCAAGGAGAACGCCTCGATCTCCGGCGCCGAGGTCGGCTGCCAGGGCGAGGTGGGGTCGGCCTGCTCGATGGCGGCCGGCGCGCTGGCCGAGGTGCTCGGCGGCTCCCCGGAGCAGGTGGAGAACGCGGCCGAGATCGGCATGGAGCACAACCTCGGTCTGACCTGCGACCCGGTCGGCGGTCTGGTCCAGATCCCGTGCATCGAACGCAACGGGATGGCCGCGGTCAAGGCCGTGACGGCGGCCCGGATGGCACTGCGCGGCGACGGGAACCACCTGGTCTCGCTGGACAAGGTCATCAAGACCATGCGGGAGACCGGCGCGGACATGTCCGTGAAGTACAAGGAGACGGCCCGCGGCGGTCTCGCCGTGAACATCATCGAGTGCTGA
- a CDS encoding RNHCP domain-containing protein, translating into MARRKAPVRRPQRRKDVLHGRGGETGDAFRCAGCRLDVPLAAPGTAHRNHCPHCLASLHVDRNVPGDRAATCRGRMTALSVAVRADGEWMIIHHCLSCGELSANRIAGDDNPLALIRLAVRPLTDPGAPVRDALRTR; encoded by the coding sequence ATGGCGCGCCGCAAGGCCCCCGTACGCCGGCCTCAGCGGCGCAAGGACGTCCTGCACGGCCGGGGCGGCGAGACGGGCGACGCCTTCCGCTGCGCCGGCTGCCGGCTGGACGTCCCGCTGGCCGCACCCGGCACGGCCCACCGCAACCACTGCCCGCACTGCCTCGCCAGCCTCCATGTCGACCGGAACGTACCCGGCGACCGGGCGGCGACGTGCCGGGGGCGGATGACGGCACTGAGCGTGGCCGTCCGGGCCGACGGGGAATGGATGATCATCCACCACTGTCTGTCCTGCGGCGAGCTGAGCGCCAACCGCATCGCGGGTGACGACAACCCGCTCGCCCTGATCCGTCTCGCGGTCCGCCCGCTGACGGACCCGGGTGCCCCGGTCCGCGACGCCCTGCGCACCCGGTAG
- a CDS encoding RNHCP domain-containing protein, protein MSTPSSNLPRSSVSRSTSTFTCVRCGLDVAFLGPDRVPRDHCPSCLHSRHVQDHVEGGPSGCRSRMAPISIAVLRTGDWAVVHRCARCDELTSSPVRADDNRLVLMRLAVRPLAEPPFPLEVLGEL, encoded by the coding sequence GTGTCGACCCCTTCCAGCAACCTCCCGCGGAGCTCCGTCTCCCGCTCCACCTCCACGTTCACCTGCGTGCGCTGCGGTCTGGACGTCGCCTTCCTGGGACCGGACCGCGTCCCGCGCGACCACTGCCCGAGCTGCCTCCACTCCCGGCACGTCCAGGACCATGTGGAGGGCGGCCCGTCCGGCTGCCGGTCACGGATGGCCCCGATCTCCATCGCCGTCCTCCGGACCGGGGACTGGGCGGTCGTCCACCGCTGTGCGCGGTGCGACGAGCTGACCTCCAGCCCGGTCCGCGCGGACGACAACCGGCTCGTCCTGATGCGGTTGGCCGTCCGGCCGCTGGCCGAGCCGCCGTTCCCCCTCGAAGTCCTCGGGGAGCTGTGA
- a CDS encoding CopD family protein: MTPPAPLVTPTRLTAATLAALAVITLAVLGAGLAETGTGELRIPAAGTTTLLRVLVLTALAVQIGEIAGARLAGDGPLPRGRSVPAALLGAAASAGLLVLFATVSGLGLATVYGTREGGLLLVTANALALSALCAASRRPVLALVPLAAAITAEALRAHPEPNSPAIGVALTVVHLTAASLWLGTLLYVLRTMRLRGGGREVLVRYARMAAWLYAALMATGTCSTLRRLPLDVVLSTAYGRVLLAKLGLVGVASLLALAARRRMLRGGDAQAPARTELGVLAVIMLVSAVLTVVPDPHWLHPA, encoded by the coding sequence GTGACGCCTCCCGCACCCCTGGTCACCCCGACCCGCCTGACCGCGGCGACACTCGCCGCGCTCGCCGTGATCACCCTCGCCGTACTCGGCGCGGGACTGGCCGAGACCGGCACCGGTGAGCTCCGCATACCGGCGGCCGGCACCACCACCCTGCTGCGGGTCCTCGTCCTCACCGCGCTCGCGGTCCAGATCGGCGAGATCGCCGGTGCCCGCCTGGCCGGCGACGGCCCGCTGCCCCGGGGCCGGTCCGTTCCCGCAGCCCTCCTCGGCGCCGCCGCCTCCGCCGGACTGCTGGTCCTCTTCGCCACCGTCAGCGGCCTGGGCCTCGCCACCGTGTACGGCACACGCGAGGGCGGGCTGCTGCTCGTCACCGCCAACGCCCTCGCCCTGTCGGCCCTCTGCGCCGCGAGCCGGCGGCCCGTCCTCGCTCTCGTCCCGCTGGCCGCGGCGATCACCGCGGAGGCGCTGCGCGCGCATCCCGAGCCGAACAGCCCGGCGATCGGTGTCGCGCTCACCGTGGTGCACCTGACCGCGGCCTCCCTCTGGCTCGGCACCCTGCTGTACGTCCTGCGCACCATGCGGCTGCGCGGCGGCGGGCGCGAAGTCCTCGTCCGCTACGCCCGGATGGCGGCCTGGCTCTACGCCGCGCTGATGGCCACCGGCACCTGTTCGACGCTCCGCCGCCTCCCGCTGGACGTCGTTCTCAGCACGGCGTACGGCAGGGTGCTGCTGGCCAAACTGGGGCTGGTGGGCGTGGCGAGCCTGCTCGCGCTCGCGGCGCGGCGCCGGATGCTGCGGGGTGGCGACGCGCAGGCGCCCGCGCGGACCGAGCTCGGGGTGCTCGCCGTGATCATGCTGGTATCCGCGGTCCTCACGGTCGTGCCGGATCCCCACTGGCTGCACCCCGCCTGA
- a CDS encoding EF-hand domain-containing protein has translation MADIEAARRAFERFDVDGDGLITAAEYKSVMAQLGDFNVTETVAEALINQRDLNGDGMLSWDEFWTHINKA, from the coding sequence GTGGCGGACATCGAGGCGGCACGCAGGGCTTTCGAGCGGTTCGACGTGGACGGGGACGGTCTCATCACCGCCGCGGAGTACAAGAGCGTCATGGCGCAGCTGGGTGACTTCAACGTCACCGAGACGGTCGCCGAGGCCCTCATCAACCAGCGCGACCTGAACGGCGACGGCATGCTGTCCTGGGACGAGTTCTGGACGCACATCAACAAGGCCTGA